From the Ctenopharyngodon idella isolate HZGC_01 chromosome 3, HZGC01, whole genome shotgun sequence genome, one window contains:
- the LOC127508175 gene encoding plasma kallikrein-like isoform X1, translating into MTIIIMKFNTALSVAGIILLYIAGSVGQLDVCGRAPLSSRIVGGENATAGSWPWQVSIHVIGFGHNCGGTLITKDWVLSAAHCFENFGVSDTLMYFGRLNQSGSNPNETSRTASRIITHPNYNGSTIDNDIALIELSSSVNFSDYIRPVCLAAAGSVFDAGTESWVTGWGRLQSGGQVPDTLQEVMIPIVNNSDCFKAYGEFNISITSNMICSGLLNQGGKGSCQGDSGGPMVSKKNSLWIQSGIVSFGIGCAEPKYPSVFARVSQYQNWIKSYMGSNPPGFVEFNPTSNSNFRSVPNLHLFSLSLTFSIIPFTFSLFLSS; encoded by the exons atgacaataataattatgaagTTTAACACAGCTTTGAGTGTTGCTGGAATCATACTTCTCTACATAGCAG GTTCCGTCGGCCAGTTAGATG TATGTGGTCGAGCTCCTCTCAGCAGCAGGATTGTTGGAGGGGAGAATGCGACAGCAGGGTCTTGGCCGTGGCAAGTCAGCATTCATGTCATCGGCTTTGGCCATAACTGCGGCGGGACTCTGATCACTAAAGACTGGGTTTTATCTGCAGCTCACTGCTTCGAGAA TTTTGGTGTGTCTGACACACTGATGTACTTCGGCCGTCTGAACCAATCCGGCTCAAACCCTAATGAGACATCCAGGACAGCGAGTCGAATCATCACCCATCCTAACTATAACGGTTCTACTATTGACAATGACATAGCACTGATCGAGCTGTCCTCTTCTGTGAATTTCTCTGATTACATTAGGCCGGTCTGTCTGGCGGCGGCTGGTAGTGTATTTGATGCAGGTACAGAGAGCTGGGTCACTGGATGGGGCAGGCTACAATCTGGAG GCCAGGTTCCAGATACACTGCAGGAGGTGATGATACCCATTGTGAACAACAGTGACTGTTTTAAAGCTTATGGAGAGTTCAACATAAGCATCACAAGCAATATGATTTGTTCTGGATTGTTAAATCAGGGAGGAAAAGGTTCATGTCAG GGAGACTCTGGAGGTCCAATGGTCAGTAAGAAAAACTCTCTGTGGATTCAGTCCGGCATTGTGAGTTTTGGTATAGGATGTGCTGAACCCAAATATCCCAGTGTGTTTGCCAGAGTCTCTCAGTACCAGAACTGGATCAAGTCTTACATGGGCAGCAACCCACCTGGATTTGTTGAATTCAATCCAACTTCCAACTCCAACTTCAGAAGTGTACCCAACCTCCACTTATTTTCCCTTTCTCTCACATTCTCCATTATTCCTTTCACcttctccctctttctctcttcctaA
- the LOC127508189 gene encoding GTPase IMAP family member 7-like isoform X1 translates to MAKSAVLREKDAADQEEMQGLIQEIAKESLHLKLADQRIVLLGKTGSGKSSTGNTIIGNFEFKHGVSSKSVTRHCQRHVTTVEDKTISVIDTPGLYDTSLSEEELKKEIEKCIYMSAPGPHVFLLLIRLGVRFTEEEKKTVKWIQENFGEEASHHTIILFTHADYLKGISLEEYINESNDLKALVDECGGRFHSFNNEDMSNRSQVTKLLQKIDKIVRINGGQHYTNEIFKKAQRKIEQEALKQKLWDYGQTALTAVGGAAVAVAGVAAVVGIAIAKGK, encoded by the exons ATGGCGAAGAGTGCAG TTTTGAGAGAGAAGGATGCTGCAGACCAAGAAGAGATGCAAGGACTGATACAGGAGATTGCTAAAGAAAGTTTGCACTTAAAATTGG CAGATCAGAGGATTGTGCTGTTGGGTAAAACTGGATCAGGAAAGAGTTCAACAGGAAACACCATCATCGGCAACTTTGAGTTTAAACATGGTGTTTCCTCTAAGTCTGTTACTAGACACTGTCAAAGACACGTGACAACAGTGGAGGATAAAACCATCTCAGTGATCGACACTCCAGGACTATATGACACATCATTGAGTGAAGAAGAGCTGAAGAAAGAGATCGAGAAGTGCATCTACATGTCTGCTCCTGGCCCTCATGTGTTTCTGCTGCTCATCAGACTGGGTGTGAGATTCACAGAAGAAGAGAAGAAAACAGTGAAATGGATTCAGGAAAACTTTGGAGAAGAAGCTTCTCATCACACCATCATTCTGTTCACTCACGCTGATTATCTGAAGGGGATTTCATTAGAAGAATACATCAATGAAAGTAATGATCTCAAGGCTCTTGTTGATGAGTGCGGTGGCAGATTTCACTCTTTCAACAATGAAGACATGAGTAATCGCTCTCAGGTCACAAAACTGCTGCAGAAGATTGATAAAATAGTGAGGATCAATGGAGGACAGCACTACACTAAtgagatatttaaaaaagcCCAGAGAAAGATTGAACAAGaggctttaaaacaaaaactgtggGACTATGGGCAAACAGCACTAACAGCAGTGGGAGGAGCAGCAGTAGCAGTAGCAGGAGTAGCAGCAGTAGTAGGAATAGCAATAGCAAAAGGAAAATAA
- the LOC127508175 gene encoding testisin-like isoform X2, which yields MTIIIMKFNTALSVAGIILLYIAVCGRAPLSSRIVGGENATAGSWPWQVSIHVIGFGHNCGGTLITKDWVLSAAHCFENFGVSDTLMYFGRLNQSGSNPNETSRTASRIITHPNYNGSTIDNDIALIELSSSVNFSDYIRPVCLAAAGSVFDAGTESWVTGWGRLQSGGQVPDTLQEVMIPIVNNSDCFKAYGEFNISITSNMICSGLLNQGGKGSCQGDSGGPMVSKKNSLWIQSGIVSFGIGCAEPKYPSVFARVSQYQNWIKSYMGSNPPGFVEFNPTSNSNFRSVPNLHLFSLSLTFSIIPFTFSLFLSS from the exons atgacaataataattatgaagTTTAACACAGCTTTGAGTGTTGCTGGAATCATACTTCTCTACATAGCAG TATGTGGTCGAGCTCCTCTCAGCAGCAGGATTGTTGGAGGGGAGAATGCGACAGCAGGGTCTTGGCCGTGGCAAGTCAGCATTCATGTCATCGGCTTTGGCCATAACTGCGGCGGGACTCTGATCACTAAAGACTGGGTTTTATCTGCAGCTCACTGCTTCGAGAA TTTTGGTGTGTCTGACACACTGATGTACTTCGGCCGTCTGAACCAATCCGGCTCAAACCCTAATGAGACATCCAGGACAGCGAGTCGAATCATCACCCATCCTAACTATAACGGTTCTACTATTGACAATGACATAGCACTGATCGAGCTGTCCTCTTCTGTGAATTTCTCTGATTACATTAGGCCGGTCTGTCTGGCGGCGGCTGGTAGTGTATTTGATGCAGGTACAGAGAGCTGGGTCACTGGATGGGGCAGGCTACAATCTGGAG GCCAGGTTCCAGATACACTGCAGGAGGTGATGATACCCATTGTGAACAACAGTGACTGTTTTAAAGCTTATGGAGAGTTCAACATAAGCATCACAAGCAATATGATTTGTTCTGGATTGTTAAATCAGGGAGGAAAAGGTTCATGTCAG GGAGACTCTGGAGGTCCAATGGTCAGTAAGAAAAACTCTCTGTGGATTCAGTCCGGCATTGTGAGTTTTGGTATAGGATGTGCTGAACCCAAATATCCCAGTGTGTTTGCCAGAGTCTCTCAGTACCAGAACTGGATCAAGTCTTACATGGGCAGCAACCCACCTGGATTTGTTGAATTCAATCCAACTTCCAACTCCAACTTCAGAAGTGTACCCAACCTCCACTTATTTTCCCTTTCTCTCACATTCTCCATTATTCCTTTCACcttctccctctttctctcttcctaA
- the LOC127508189 gene encoding GTPase IMAP family member 7-like isoform X2, translating to MAKSAVLREKDAADQEEMQGLIQEIAKESLHLKLDQRIVLLGKTGSGKSSTGNTIIGNFEFKHGVSSKSVTRHCQRHVTTVEDKTISVIDTPGLYDTSLSEEELKKEIEKCIYMSAPGPHVFLLLIRLGVRFTEEEKKTVKWIQENFGEEASHHTIILFTHADYLKGISLEEYINESNDLKALVDECGGRFHSFNNEDMSNRSQVTKLLQKIDKIVRINGGQHYTNEIFKKAQRKIEQEALKQKLWDYGQTALTAVGGAAVAVAGVAAVVGIAIAKGK from the exons ATGGCGAAGAGTGCAG TTTTGAGAGAGAAGGATGCTGCAGACCAAGAAGAGATGCAAGGACTGATACAGGAGATTGCTAAAGAAAGTTTGCACTTAAAATTGG ATCAGAGGATTGTGCTGTTGGGTAAAACTGGATCAGGAAAGAGTTCAACAGGAAACACCATCATCGGCAACTTTGAGTTTAAACATGGTGTTTCCTCTAAGTCTGTTACTAGACACTGTCAAAGACACGTGACAACAGTGGAGGATAAAACCATCTCAGTGATCGACACTCCAGGACTATATGACACATCATTGAGTGAAGAAGAGCTGAAGAAAGAGATCGAGAAGTGCATCTACATGTCTGCTCCTGGCCCTCATGTGTTTCTGCTGCTCATCAGACTGGGTGTGAGATTCACAGAAGAAGAGAAGAAAACAGTGAAATGGATTCAGGAAAACTTTGGAGAAGAAGCTTCTCATCACACCATCATTCTGTTCACTCACGCTGATTATCTGAAGGGGATTTCATTAGAAGAATACATCAATGAAAGTAATGATCTCAAGGCTCTTGTTGATGAGTGCGGTGGCAGATTTCACTCTTTCAACAATGAAGACATGAGTAATCGCTCTCAGGTCACAAAACTGCTGCAGAAGATTGATAAAATAGTGAGGATCAATGGAGGACAGCACTACACTAAtgagatatttaaaaaagcCCAGAGAAAGATTGAACAAGaggctttaaaacaaaaactgtggGACTATGGGCAAACAGCACTAACAGCAGTGGGAGGAGCAGCAGTAGCAGTAGCAGGAGTAGCAGCAGTAGTAGGAATAGCAATAGCAAAAGGAAAATAA